A single genomic interval of Aureliella helgolandensis harbors:
- a CDS encoding Re/Si-specific NAD(P)(+) transhydrogenase subunit alpha: MKIAVLKERYPGERRVALTPANVPQLAKLGIEVLIERGAGVEAGFPDKQYEEKGAVLVEDPAAALQADVLLQVRSAGMDADNGELVRSHLQAGKIVIGSCDPLGKPQAIADWAGTGVSLFSLELIPRITRAQSMDVLSSQATIAGYRAVLEAATELPKLFPMMMTAAGTLTAAKVFVIGAGVAGLQAIATARKLGAIVSAYDVRPACREQVESLGGKFVELEIDATSSEDKGGYAKAMDEEFYRKQRALMADVVAGSDVVITTAAIPGRKSPLLVTAEAVRGMPAGGVIIDLAAERGGNCELSQPDQRVHEHGITILGPTNIAAEIPNHASQMLGNNVVKFLANMVKEGRLEMNLEDEIVRDTLVVHKGEITNDRIRSSLAPASSD; this comes from the coding sequence ATGAAAATTGCTGTGCTCAAAGAACGCTATCCTGGAGAACGCCGCGTTGCATTGACTCCGGCCAACGTCCCGCAACTGGCGAAGTTGGGTATTGAAGTATTGATAGAACGGGGAGCTGGCGTAGAGGCCGGATTCCCTGATAAGCAGTACGAAGAGAAGGGAGCCGTGCTGGTCGAAGATCCTGCCGCTGCTTTGCAAGCCGACGTTCTCTTGCAAGTCCGTTCGGCAGGCATGGACGCCGACAATGGAGAGCTCGTACGCTCCCATTTGCAGGCGGGGAAGATCGTAATTGGTTCGTGTGATCCCTTGGGGAAGCCCCAAGCGATCGCCGACTGGGCGGGGACCGGCGTCAGTCTGTTCTCGCTGGAGTTGATTCCGCGGATTACGCGGGCACAGAGCATGGACGTGCTATCCTCGCAGGCCACGATTGCTGGATATCGTGCTGTCTTGGAGGCGGCCACTGAGCTACCGAAGCTGTTTCCCATGATGATGACCGCAGCTGGCACGCTGACCGCTGCAAAAGTCTTTGTGATTGGCGCTGGGGTGGCTGGTTTGCAAGCCATTGCCACCGCCCGCAAACTGGGCGCGATCGTTTCGGCCTACGACGTGCGGCCGGCGTGCCGTGAGCAAGTCGAGAGCTTGGGGGGGAAGTTTGTGGAGTTGGAAATCGATGCTACCAGCTCCGAAGATAAAGGCGGCTACGCCAAAGCGATGGACGAGGAATTCTATCGCAAGCAACGAGCCTTGATGGCGGATGTGGTTGCTGGGAGCGATGTGGTGATTACCACAGCCGCAATTCCTGGAAGAAAATCGCCGTTGTTGGTGACCGCCGAAGCCGTTCGTGGTATGCCTGCGGGAGGGGTGATTATCGATTTAGCTGCCGAACGCGGTGGCAATTGTGAACTGAGCCAGCCCGACCAACGCGTACACGAGCACGGAATCACGATTCTGGGGCCGACCAACATCGCTGCCGAAATCCCCAATCATGCCAGTCAAATGCTGGGCAATAACGTTGTCAAATTCTTGGCAAATATGGTCAAAGAAGGACGTTTGGAAATGAATCTCGAAGATGAAATTGTTCGTGATACACTGGTCGTCCACAAGGGTGAAATTACGAACGATCGCATACGTAGTAGTCTCGCGCCCGCCAGTTCCGATTAG
- a CDS encoding NAD(P) transhydrogenase subunit alpha: MLHKRIVPVCFLVLLCLGGVPLLRPVSGQSTSEKPGAVDSQAREGGPAEAEESSLSTEVLTETTGSAASVGAADPNMRMVSKTAILVGSLTVFLLAVFVGFEVITKVPPTLHTPLMSGSNAISGITVVGAILTAGHSLGGFGAILGMLAVVLAMVNVVGGFLVTHRMLKMFKKR; encoded by the coding sequence ATGTTGCACAAGCGAATTGTTCCCGTCTGTTTCCTTGTACTTCTATGCCTTGGTGGCGTCCCGTTGCTTCGTCCCGTTTCCGGGCAATCGACGTCGGAGAAGCCAGGGGCAGTCGATTCGCAGGCGCGGGAGGGGGGGCCAGCTGAGGCAGAAGAGAGTTCTCTGTCGACGGAGGTCTTGACTGAGACCACCGGCTCAGCGGCGAGCGTGGGGGCTGCCGATCCCAACATGCGGATGGTATCCAAGACAGCGATCTTGGTCGGGAGTCTGACCGTGTTCCTCTTGGCCGTGTTTGTTGGATTTGAAGTGATTACCAAGGTACCGCCCACACTACATACGCCGCTCATGTCTGGCTCGAACGCCATTAGTGGAATCACGGTCGTGGGCGCTATTCTAACTGCTGGACATAGCCTGGGCGGATTTGGCGCAATCCTGGGGATGTTGGCAGTTGTGTTGGCGATGGTCAATGTCGTAGGCGGCTTTCTGGTAACCCACCGAATGCTGAAGATGTTCAAGAAACGCTAG
- a CDS encoding NAD(P)(+) transhydrogenase (Re/Si-specific) subunit beta, with product MTGSAPLLLAYLASSLLFILGLKQMSHPRSAVRGIVIASMGMLVAIVATLLDPQVAGYTYIVVGLIVGSALGAYLALSVEMTSMPQMVGLLNALGGGASTLVAWADLELSQNQTVDTLIAVGLSGLIGTVTFWGSLVAYAKLEEFKKFKKPFSLPMQPVINGALLLLALVFIGMLATADAGTGQTTSYVLILVVASVLGLFLVLPIGGADMPVVVSLMNSYSGLAGAATGFVIDNNALIIAGSLVGASGVILTQIMCKAMNRSLVNVLFGKMAGGSSGGDTDEVYANVRSTSADDVAMILDGAQRVVFVPGYGMAVAQAQHAVRDLSKLLEANGATVEYAIHPVAGRMPGHMNVLLAEADISYDKLKEMDEINPTLDSVDVAIVIGANDVVNPVAKTDPNSPIAGMPIIEVDKCRTVIVIKRSLSPGFAGIPNPLFALPNTLMLFADGQQAVMDITKAIKEL from the coding sequence ATGACCGGCTCCGCACCACTGCTACTCGCCTACCTCGCCTCATCGCTCCTATTCATCCTGGGGCTTAAGCAAATGTCGCATCCGCGTTCTGCGGTTCGCGGTATTGTGATCGCTTCGATGGGGATGCTGGTTGCAATTGTGGCAACCTTGCTTGATCCGCAAGTGGCTGGCTATACCTACATCGTGGTGGGGCTGATCGTGGGCAGCGCGCTCGGAGCCTATTTGGCGCTGTCGGTTGAAATGACGTCGATGCCACAAATGGTCGGCCTGCTCAATGCGCTCGGTGGTGGTGCATCGACGCTGGTGGCATGGGCCGATTTGGAACTCTCTCAAAACCAAACCGTCGATACTTTGATCGCGGTTGGCCTATCCGGCCTGATTGGAACCGTCACGTTTTGGGGAAGTTTAGTTGCATACGCCAAATTGGAAGAGTTCAAGAAATTCAAAAAGCCGTTTAGCTTGCCCATGCAACCGGTGATCAACGGCGCACTTTTGCTACTGGCACTGGTGTTCATCGGCATGCTGGCAACAGCGGATGCGGGCACAGGACAAACCACCAGCTATGTGTTGATCTTGGTGGTCGCTAGCGTCCTGGGCCTGTTTTTAGTGCTGCCCATCGGTGGTGCCGACATGCCGGTGGTCGTTTCCCTGATGAACTCCTACTCCGGATTGGCGGGGGCAGCTACGGGATTTGTGATTGACAACAACGCGTTGATTATCGCTGGGTCTCTGGTGGGAGCCTCGGGGGTGATCTTGACTCAAATTATGTGCAAGGCCATGAATCGGTCCCTGGTCAATGTGCTATTCGGGAAGATGGCTGGTGGCAGTTCTGGGGGCGATACCGATGAAGTGTATGCCAATGTTCGGAGTACCTCTGCAGATGACGTGGCGATGATCCTCGATGGAGCGCAGCGAGTCGTGTTTGTTCCTGGGTATGGAATGGCGGTAGCGCAGGCGCAGCACGCGGTTCGAGATTTGAGCAAGTTGCTGGAAGCGAATGGAGCGACCGTGGAGTATGCCATTCACCCCGTCGCCGGTCGTATGCCGGGCCATATGAATGTACTGTTGGCCGAAGCGGACATTAGCTACGACAAACTCAAAGAGATGGATGAAATCAATCCCACGTTGGATAGTGTGGACGTTGCGATTGTGATTGGTGCCAACGATGTCGTGAATCCTGTTGCCAAGACCGACCCCAATAGTCCTATTGCGGGCATGCCCATTATCGAAGTTGACAAGTGTCGTACCGTGATTGTGATAAAGCGGAGTTTGAGCCCTGGATTTGCAGGCATTCCCAATCCGCTATTTGCACTCCCGAATACGCTCATGCTCTTCGCCGACGGTCAACAAGCAGTGATGGATATCACCAAAGCCATCAAGGAACTGTGA
- a CDS encoding DUF1501 domain-containing protein, which yields MTNNSHESNPPLFCHRRSWLLGSLALASLSRLGQPSQQVLATENGTPAADQHSELGLPPAAGLGLPHHPPRAKRVIYLFQSGGPAQMDLFDYKPNLATRFGEEVPESIYPAARKTTMSSAQASFPVAPSLFKFAQHGDSGTWMSEVMPHLATQVDELCMIRSMHTDAINHDPAITFQQTGSQLPGRPSIGAWLAYGLGSFNAELPAFVAMSSKGSGKTGQPLYDRLWGSGFLPAQYQGVKFRNNGEPVLDIQDPAGISRPQRREMLNGLAKLNRIRQETVAHSDIATRIAQYEMAFQMQASVPELLDLSQESAATLKMYGPDVQKQGKYAYNCLVARRLIERGVRFVQLFHQGWDSHGSLPNQVRRQCKDTDQATAALLIDLKQRGLLDDTLVIWGGEFGRTIYSQGVLKADNYGRDHHPSCFTMWCAGGGMRPGMTWGATDDYSVNVVENPVSVHDLHATLLHLLGIQHERFTFRFQGREFRLTDVHGRVVTELLV from the coding sequence ATGACGAACAATTCGCATGAGTCGAATCCCCCGCTTTTCTGCCATCGACGCTCCTGGTTGCTCGGCTCCCTGGCCCTCGCATCACTGAGTCGCCTGGGGCAGCCCTCCCAGCAAGTATTGGCGACAGAGAATGGGACGCCTGCAGCTGACCAGCATTCGGAGCTGGGACTGCCTCCAGCCGCAGGCTTAGGACTGCCCCATCATCCTCCGCGCGCGAAACGTGTGATCTACCTGTTCCAATCGGGAGGTCCGGCACAGATGGATCTATTTGATTACAAACCCAATTTGGCGACCCGCTTCGGTGAAGAGGTGCCGGAGTCGATCTATCCCGCCGCCCGCAAAACGACCATGTCGTCAGCCCAAGCGAGCTTTCCAGTCGCGCCCAGTCTATTCAAGTTTGCGCAACACGGAGACTCCGGGACGTGGATGAGCGAAGTCATGCCGCATTTGGCAACTCAGGTCGACGAGCTGTGCATGATTCGTTCAATGCATACCGACGCAATCAACCATGATCCTGCCATCACTTTCCAACAAACAGGCTCGCAATTGCCTGGACGGCCGAGCATCGGGGCTTGGCTCGCCTACGGCCTCGGCAGCTTCAACGCGGAACTCCCGGCATTCGTTGCGATGAGCTCCAAGGGTAGCGGCAAAACGGGGCAGCCCCTCTATGACCGGCTCTGGGGAAGCGGATTTCTTCCAGCCCAGTACCAGGGAGTTAAATTTCGCAACAATGGAGAGCCGGTACTGGACATCCAAGATCCCGCCGGCATCTCTCGCCCACAACGTCGTGAGATGCTCAATGGTTTAGCGAAGCTCAATCGCATTCGTCAAGAAACAGTGGCCCACTCCGACATCGCTACCAGAATCGCTCAGTACGAAATGGCCTTCCAAATGCAGGCATCCGTTCCTGAACTGCTCGACCTATCGCAAGAGTCTGCCGCCACGCTCAAGATGTATGGACCTGACGTTCAGAAGCAAGGCAAATACGCTTACAACTGCTTGGTTGCACGACGCCTTATTGAACGTGGGGTACGCTTTGTGCAGCTATTTCACCAAGGCTGGGATTCCCACGGTAGCCTGCCAAACCAGGTGCGACGCCAATGCAAGGATACCGACCAAGCAACCGCCGCTCTACTGATCGATCTCAAGCAACGTGGGCTGCTGGACGACACGTTGGTCATTTGGGGAGGTGAGTTTGGCCGTACCATTTACTCTCAAGGGGTACTCAAGGCCGACAACTATGGACGCGATCACCACCCCAGTTGCTTTACAATGTGGTGTGCCGGCGGCGGCATGCGCCCCGGTATGACTTGGGGCGCCACCGACGACTACAGTGTCAATGTCGTCGAAAATCCGGTCAGTGTGCATGACTTGCATGCAACTCTCTTGCACCTTCTGGGAATTCAACATGAGCGGTTCACATTCCGCTTCCAAGGACGCGAGTTTCGTTTGACTGACGTTCATGGGCGTGTCGTAACCGAGCTGCTGGTCTGA
- a CDS encoding PSD1 and planctomycete cytochrome C domain-containing protein yields MFSWFHLLPPHLRRSSRHLRFAQTRFRNIGRIAGCLLGMTITAQSHAVEWEYAKDVLPILADKCFACHGPDANTREADLRLDVPQSAAHVLKSDSTKGVSSLVERIHSADPAQQMPPPESTKQLSDEQKQVLREWVASGAEYQRHWSFRFIERPPLPSIAKQPSDPSANAPKPICHNPIDSFIVAGLKRAGLSQAPVAEPHALLRRLTFNLTGLPPTTQETLAFLEVCQHESLSAAIREATDRLFQSPSYGEHMALGWLEAARYADTDGYQNDRYRYQSAWRDWVLKAFNEHMPYDQFIREQLAGDLIPNATLWQQVASGFCRNHRINSEDGSIAEEWRIENVVDRTDTFGTVFLGLTVGCARCHDHKYDPLSHREYYQIFAYFNSVAEHGVGPNNGNSPPFIQLPATWPLINKSEDHRLTPDPVRLTSARKEAGNGLQRPQAGKPGTVMVMQDLPEPRPTYRLERGVYDAPDKSHPLFPAMPTALQWDSADQPSNRLELVDWLVDRRNPLTARVAVNRIWQQFFGVGLVTSSENLGTQGSLPSHPQLLDWLAVELIEAGWDLQHLQRLIVTSATFQQSSSLRPEQVQQDSTNRWWARGPRIRLTGFELRDQALASSGLLVNSMGGESVKPYMPPKIWSSISNNTYKQDSGANLFRRSLYTYWRRTIPPPDMVSFNAAGREVCSVRIDPTNTPLQALTLLNNKTYMEAARNLAAFVDREAELTPVSRMRAMFMQVLGRPPSPAELRELESIYASTVEDFSSHPAAAQQLLEHGESPNACQQPRHEQAAITLIASLLLNLDEAIHKD; encoded by the coding sequence ATGTTTTCTTGGTTTCACCTGCTGCCTCCCCATCTAAGACGTAGTTCGCGGCACCTTCGTTTTGCCCAAACGCGGTTTCGAAACATCGGTAGGATCGCAGGTTGTTTACTCGGCATGACGATCACTGCGCAGTCCCACGCTGTGGAGTGGGAGTACGCGAAAGATGTATTGCCCATATTGGCGGACAAGTGCTTTGCCTGCCATGGGCCGGATGCCAACACGCGTGAGGCGGATTTGCGGCTCGATGTGCCCCAGTCAGCAGCCCATGTCTTAAAGAGTGATTCAACCAAGGGAGTTAGCTCACTGGTCGAGCGAATCCATTCGGCAGATCCAGCTCAGCAAATGCCCCCGCCGGAGAGCACCAAGCAGTTGTCAGATGAGCAGAAGCAGGTGTTGCGAGAATGGGTGGCGAGCGGAGCGGAGTACCAGCGGCACTGGAGCTTCCGCTTCATTGAACGCCCTCCACTACCCTCCATTGCCAAACAGCCTTCCGACCCTTCAGCGAACGCCCCGAAGCCCATTTGTCACAATCCAATTGACTCCTTTATCGTAGCGGGGCTGAAAAGAGCGGGGTTGTCTCAAGCGCCAGTGGCGGAACCCCACGCGTTGCTCCGACGGCTGACTTTCAACTTAACTGGATTACCACCCACGACCCAAGAAACACTGGCCTTCCTAGAGGTTTGCCAGCACGAATCGCTTTCGGCCGCCATTCGAGAAGCGACGGACCGACTCTTTCAATCGCCGAGCTACGGAGAGCACATGGCTCTCGGGTGGCTGGAAGCGGCCCGGTATGCGGACACCGACGGTTACCAGAATGATCGCTACCGCTATCAATCTGCCTGGCGTGATTGGGTTTTGAAAGCTTTCAATGAACACATGCCGTACGACCAATTTATCCGCGAGCAATTGGCAGGAGACTTAATACCGAACGCCACGCTGTGGCAACAAGTGGCATCAGGATTTTGCCGTAATCATCGCATCAATTCTGAAGATGGTTCCATCGCGGAAGAATGGCGTATTGAAAATGTAGTGGATAGGACGGACACGTTTGGCACCGTTTTTCTAGGCCTAACGGTTGGTTGCGCCAGGTGCCATGATCACAAGTACGACCCCCTTTCCCACCGTGAGTATTATCAAATCTTCGCCTATTTCAACAGTGTGGCCGAACATGGTGTCGGGCCGAACAATGGCAACAGTCCTCCCTTTATTCAACTACCCGCAACCTGGCCACTAATCAACAAATCGGAAGATCACCGCCTTACTCCCGATCCGGTGCGTCTCACTTCAGCTAGGAAGGAAGCGGGGAATGGCCTGCAGCGCCCGCAAGCCGGTAAGCCAGGGACCGTTATGGTCATGCAGGATCTGCCCGAACCACGACCGACCTATCGGTTAGAACGCGGTGTCTACGATGCACCCGACAAATCACACCCATTGTTTCCGGCAATGCCCACCGCACTACAGTGGGACAGCGCAGACCAACCGTCCAATCGTCTCGAACTGGTCGACTGGCTGGTGGACCGCCGCAATCCGCTTACGGCACGAGTTGCAGTCAATCGCATTTGGCAGCAATTCTTCGGTGTCGGGTTGGTGACAAGCAGCGAAAATCTCGGCACCCAGGGCAGCTTGCCGAGCCATCCACAATTGCTCGACTGGCTAGCGGTAGAGCTCATCGAAGCGGGTTGGGATCTGCAACATCTACAGCGTTTGATCGTGACGAGCGCCACGTTTCAACAGTCCTCCTCCCTTCGCCCCGAACAGGTCCAGCAAGATTCCACCAACCGCTGGTGGGCCCGCGGACCTCGAATACGCCTCACCGGTTTCGAATTGCGTGATCAAGCGCTTGCCAGCAGTGGTCTACTCGTCAACTCGATGGGTGGGGAGTCGGTCAAGCCCTATATGCCACCCAAAATCTGGAGCTCTATTTCCAATAACACCTACAAACAAGATTCGGGCGCCAATCTCTTCCGTCGCAGTTTGTACACTTACTGGCGCAGAACGATTCCTCCGCCTGATATGGTTAGCTTCAATGCTGCCGGTCGGGAAGTCTGCTCGGTACGGATCGATCCGACCAACACTCCACTGCAAGCATTAACCTTACTGAACAACAAGACCTATATGGAAGCGGCGCGAAACCTAGCCGCGTTTGTGGATCGCGAGGCAGAGCTCACACCCGTTAGTCGCATGCGGGCGATGTTCATGCAAGTGCTCGGTCGCCCCCCCTCCCCGGCGGAACTACGAGAGCTGGAGTCGATCTATGCCTCCACCGTTGAAGACTTTTCCTCACATCCCGCAGCTGCACAACAGCTGTTAGAACATGGGGAATCTCCCAATGCGTGTCAACAGCCAAGGCATGAACAAGCTGCAATCACCCTAATCGCATCGCTCCTGCTCAACTTGGACGAAGCCATTCACAAGGATTGA